From Rhodococcus sp. B7740, one genomic window encodes:
- a CDS encoding sensor histidine kinase, giving the protein MPTRLGGFRAIDVLIVAITATLYSIAWPTLPVTHQVSGPLLPIVGALAAFPFALIRVNPALGWAVSALFALVIPVAFDRVPGYDYPWQVVHILVLLALLFAVAVRSPISVLLVAWPASMLVFFAYMPGADGVGWSVGLTAIVVFGLLIRWLVLSRRQLAQQEEVSELERTRRTVLEEKAKIARDLHDVVAHHMSMVVVQAQSAQYRLDDVSDSAAKEFESIAVTAREALNEIRGMLGVLRSDGAQWQDAPAPNALDLERTLHASRKAGMDVRWTVTGRIESISDTTGLALYRVLQESLSNAARHAPGAAVTVDITVGPSTVVMTVTNTASPSTSVRRTAGADTGGHGITGMRDRARAAHGTLHATYLPDGGFEVAVHVPNGMPISAAPVVRHDLA; this is encoded by the coding sequence GTGCCGACCCGACTCGGTGGATTCCGCGCGATCGACGTGCTGATCGTTGCGATCACTGCAACGCTGTATTCGATTGCATGGCCGACTCTGCCGGTCACTCATCAGGTCTCGGGTCCGCTACTGCCCATCGTCGGCGCACTCGCCGCGTTTCCTTTCGCGTTGATCCGCGTCAATCCTGCACTGGGATGGGCCGTCTCGGCTCTGTTCGCTCTGGTGATACCGGTAGCGTTCGACCGTGTACCCGGCTACGACTACCCGTGGCAGGTGGTGCACATACTCGTTCTTCTGGCGTTGTTGTTCGCCGTCGCGGTTCGCTCGCCGATATCGGTGCTGCTCGTCGCTTGGCCGGCCAGCATGCTGGTGTTCTTCGCCTACATGCCGGGCGCGGACGGCGTCGGCTGGTCGGTGGGTCTGACCGCGATCGTGGTGTTCGGACTGTTGATCCGCTGGCTCGTTCTCTCCCGTAGGCAGCTCGCGCAGCAAGAGGAAGTCAGTGAGCTCGAGCGCACCCGACGCACCGTTCTCGAGGAGAAAGCCAAGATCGCCCGCGATCTGCACGATGTCGTTGCGCACCACATGTCGATGGTCGTCGTCCAGGCGCAGAGCGCGCAGTATCGACTCGATGATGTATCCGATTCCGCAGCAAAGGAATTCGAGTCGATCGCCGTCACCGCCCGGGAAGCGCTCAACGAGATCCGGGGAATGCTGGGGGTGCTGCGCAGTGACGGAGCGCAGTGGCAGGACGCACCGGCACCGAATGCACTCGACCTCGAACGTACCCTGCACGCGAGCCGCAAGGCCGGTATGGACGTGCGGTGGACTGTCACCGGCCGGATCGAATCGATCTCCGACACAACAGGGTTGGCGCTGTACCGAGTTCTGCAGGAGTCGCTGTCCAACGCTGCCCGGCACGCCCCCGGGGCCGCGGTGACCGTCGACATCACGGTCGGGCCGAGTACGGTCGTCATGACCGTGACCAACACTGCGTCGCCGAGCACGAGTGTCCGACGCACTGCTGGAGCCGATACCGGTGGGCACGGGATAACAGGTATGCGCGATCGTGCGCGCGCGGCGCACGGCACGCTGCACGCCACCTATCTGCCCGACGGAGGATTCGAGGTCGCGGTGCACGTTCCGAACGGCATGCCGATCTCGGCGGCACCGGTTGTTCGGCACGATCTCGCCTAG
- a CDS encoding alpha/beta-hydrolase family protein → MIAPIVAGTGVAGSAHPTAPAETGVRFPRIGTSVALTVAVMVSSAPSLLPRPAVTQALFTGTVMATALAAAWSARRVFGSRTPARRRLQAWSAGVGAGISTCSFAANILWQNRLRIAMDVGTVDWRYAAEVAAGAICVAVVLCGLGRAAVGIGGALGRGRSVIAVAIVGLASFVAAPSVGSAVSDSFSASNSVVDDAEPAPSSNTRSGAPASLVPWRTLGAEGRKFVSGGLAPGTVRAYAGLDSAPTLDRRVALAVADLDRAGGFQRSVVVVAIPTGSGWVDENAVTGAESRFGGDVATVAVQYSSAPSWATFLFAEDDARSSADAVVRAVATRAASEPTPPDIIVYGQSLGAVAGSDVFLSIGRSDPGICGAVWAGPPAGAVNTDGATVVANSSDPVVRWSTDLLWSPPNTSSTRPDAPTPMWLPGVSFLQTSVDLAAALDVGAGHGHRYGTDQGTSMQRCR, encoded by the coding sequence ATGATCGCGCCGATCGTCGCAGGCACCGGAGTTGCCGGTTCGGCTCACCCGACTGCCCCGGCCGAGACGGGTGTCCGATTCCCCCGAATCGGCACCTCGGTGGCCCTCACCGTTGCAGTGATGGTGTCCTCGGCTCCCTCGTTGCTCCCACGGCCGGCCGTCACCCAGGCCCTGTTCACCGGCACAGTGATGGCGACGGCACTCGCGGCCGCATGGTCGGCCCGGCGCGTGTTCGGTTCGCGCACGCCCGCTCGGCGGCGCCTGCAGGCCTGGTCGGCGGGTGTCGGGGCAGGGATATCCACCTGCTCTTTTGCAGCGAATATTCTCTGGCAGAACCGATTACGGATCGCTATGGACGTCGGGACGGTGGACTGGCGGTACGCAGCGGAGGTGGCGGCAGGGGCGATCTGTGTTGCGGTGGTTCTCTGCGGACTCGGCCGTGCGGCTGTCGGAATCGGCGGCGCACTCGGCCGTGGTCGATCGGTGATTGCGGTTGCCATCGTCGGTCTTGCGTCGTTCGTTGCCGCGCCTTCGGTCGGGTCGGCCGTATCGGACTCGTTCTCGGCCTCGAACTCCGTTGTGGACGACGCAGAGCCCGCTCCGAGCTCGAACACGAGATCAGGAGCTCCGGCCTCGCTCGTCCCGTGGCGCACGCTCGGCGCAGAGGGCCGGAAGTTCGTCTCCGGCGGTCTCGCTCCCGGCACCGTGCGCGCCTACGCGGGTCTGGATTCGGCCCCGACGCTCGATCGCAGGGTGGCGTTGGCCGTCGCGGACCTGGATCGAGCCGGGGGTTTCCAGCGCAGCGTCGTGGTCGTCGCGATACCGACCGGATCGGGGTGGGTGGACGAGAACGCCGTCACCGGTGCCGAGAGCAGATTCGGTGGTGACGTCGCCACAGTGGCGGTGCAGTACTCGAGCGCGCCCAGTTGGGCGACATTCCTGTTCGCCGAGGACGACGCGCGTAGTTCCGCGGACGCGGTGGTTCGCGCTGTGGCGACGCGCGCGGCATCGGAACCGACACCGCCCGACATCATCGTGTACGGCCAGAGTCTGGGCGCGGTGGCGGGAAGCGACGTGTTCCTCTCGATCGGACGGAGCGATCCGGGAATCTGCGGTGCCGTATGGGCGGGTCCGCCCGCCGGGGCCGTGAACACCGACGGCGCAACGGTGGTGGCCAATTCCTCGGACCCCGTCGTCCGGTGGTCGACCGACCTGCTGTGGTCACCGCCGAACACGTCGAGCACCCGACCCGACGCGCCCACACCGATGTGGCTGCCCGGCGTGAGCTTCCTCCAGACGTCCGTCGATCTTGCGGCCGCACTCGACGTCGGAGCCGGTCACGGCCATCGGTACGGAACCGACCAGGGTACGAGCATGCAACGGTGTCGGTGA
- a CDS encoding alpha/beta hydrolase, with the protein MLHRWAADLAHQPLLSGAVPAVALTATAVLTTVLVFAVVRRTRRGRTLGTVFGPLSALGLVGSLVVAATVLTNLTVTRYPTVAVALGHRPAVPIEGTGRLIDMDVPGTVSHFDARPATVYVPASYDAGASDLPVLVLLTGQPGHVVDWIEGGRLAQTMDAFAARHDGAAPIVVVADGLGDTEANPMCMDSDLGNAATYLSVDVPQWVRSNFRVSSDPRAWAVGGYSYGGTCALQLAVTAPTVYPTFLDISGEDEQRRGTRSESVAAAYGTDTPANEARFERSTPLNILSRTRFPDSAGAFVVGADDEEFRPQTERTFKAAEAAGLEVHYSELPGGHSMQVWAPALEQEMDWLGGRLGLVD; encoded by the coding sequence GTGCTGCATCGGTGGGCTGCCGATCTGGCTCATCAGCCACTGCTGTCCGGTGCAGTGCCCGCGGTCGCACTCACTGCGACGGCGGTCCTGACGACCGTCCTCGTGTTCGCGGTCGTCCGAAGGACACGGCGAGGCCGAACGCTGGGAACGGTGTTCGGCCCGCTGAGTGCTCTGGGTCTCGTGGGATCGCTTGTGGTGGCGGCGACGGTGCTCACCAATCTGACCGTCACTCGGTACCCGACGGTGGCCGTGGCGCTCGGCCACCGACCGGCCGTCCCGATCGAGGGCACCGGCAGGTTGATCGATATGGACGTGCCCGGCACGGTGTCGCACTTCGACGCGCGACCCGCGACCGTCTACGTTCCGGCGTCGTACGACGCAGGAGCGAGCGACCTACCGGTGCTGGTGCTGCTCACCGGCCAACCCGGCCATGTCGTCGACTGGATCGAGGGTGGTCGGCTGGCCCAGACGATGGACGCATTCGCGGCACGTCACGACGGCGCGGCCCCGATCGTCGTGGTGGCCGACGGCCTCGGCGACACCGAGGCGAATCCGATGTGCATGGATTCGGACCTCGGGAATGCCGCGACGTACCTGTCCGTCGATGTGCCGCAGTGGGTTCGGTCGAACTTCCGGGTGTCCTCGGATCCGAGGGCGTGGGCGGTGGGCGGTTATTCCTACGGCGGAACGTGCGCGCTGCAGCTGGCGGTGACTGCACCGACGGTGTACCCCACCTTTCTCGACATCTCCGGCGAGGACGAGCAACGGCGCGGGACGAGAAGCGAATCCGTTGCGGCGGCATACGGCACGGACACCCCGGCGAACGAGGCGCGTTTCGAGCGATCGACGCCGCTGAACATACTCTCGCGCACCAGATTTCCCGATTCGGCCGGTGCGTTCGTGGTAGGTGCCGACGACGAGGAATTTCGGCCACAGACCGAGCGAACCTTCAAGGCTGCAGAGGCTGCGGGTCTCGAGGTGCACTACAGCGAGCTGCCCGGCGGGCACTCGATGCAGGTGTGGGCTCCCGCGCTGGAGCAGGAAATGGACTGGCTCGGTGGGCGATTGGGGCTTGTCGACTGA
- the gatA gene encoding Asp-tRNA(Asn)/Glu-tRNA(Gln) amidotransferase subunit GatA: protein MTDLTKLDASELATRIHAREVSAVEVTQAHLDRISEVDGDLHAFLHVAGSEALAAATDVDAGLSAGHAPASALAGVPLALKDVFTTTDMPTTAGSKILDGWMSPYDATLTTKLRAAGIPVLGKTNMDEFAMGSSTENSAYGPTKNPWDTTRIPGGSGGGSAAALASYQAPLAIGTDTGGSIRQPAALTGTVGTKPTYGSVSRYGLIACASSLDQGGPCGRTVLDTALLHEVIAGYDSRDSTSVETAVRPVVEAAREGARGDLTGVRVGVVKELHSDKYQPGVISSFDAAVATLTELGAEVVEVSCPNFVHALAAYYLILPSEVSSNLARFDGMRYGLRAGDDGKHSAEQVMATTRAQGFGPEVKRRIMIGTYALSAGYYDAYYGSALKVRTLIARDFDAAYEKVDVLVSPTTPTTAFPLGDKVDDPMAMYLNDLCTLPTNLAGHCAMSVPSGLASEDGLPVGLQIMAPAFADERLYRVGAAYEAARGDLR, encoded by the coding sequence ATGACCGACCTGACGAAGCTCGACGCGTCCGAGCTCGCCACCCGTATCCATGCGCGTGAGGTCAGCGCAGTCGAGGTGACTCAGGCGCATCTCGACCGGATCTCCGAGGTCGATGGTGACCTGCACGCTTTTCTGCACGTCGCAGGATCCGAGGCACTCGCAGCGGCGACCGACGTCGATGCGGGATTGTCCGCCGGACACGCACCTGCCTCGGCTCTGGCAGGCGTGCCGCTGGCCCTCAAGGACGTGTTCACCACGACCGACATGCCGACGACGGCCGGATCGAAAATTCTCGACGGGTGGATGTCGCCGTACGACGCGACGCTCACCACGAAGCTGCGGGCCGCGGGCATTCCGGTGCTGGGCAAGACCAACATGGACGAGTTCGCGATGGGTTCGTCCACCGAGAACTCGGCCTACGGACCGACCAAGAACCCCTGGGACACCACCCGCATCCCCGGTGGCTCGGGCGGCGGCAGTGCTGCGGCGCTCGCGTCGTACCAGGCCCCGCTGGCCATCGGCACCGACACCGGAGGATCGATCCGCCAGCCGGCGGCGCTCACCGGCACCGTGGGAACCAAGCCGACCTACGGCAGCGTCTCGCGCTACGGACTGATCGCCTGTGCCTCCTCTCTCGATCAGGGTGGCCCGTGCGGTCGAACCGTGCTCGATACCGCGTTGCTGCACGAGGTCATCGCCGGCTACGACTCGCGCGACTCCACGTCGGTGGAGACTGCAGTTCGACCGGTGGTCGAGGCGGCACGAGAGGGTGCTCGCGGTGACCTGACGGGAGTACGTGTCGGTGTCGTCAAGGAATTGCACTCGGACAAGTACCAGCCCGGTGTGATCTCGTCCTTCGACGCCGCGGTGGCGACACTGACCGAACTCGGTGCCGAGGTGGTCGAGGTGTCGTGCCCCAACTTCGTGCACGCACTGGCCGCCTACTACCTGATTCTTCCGTCGGAGGTGTCGTCCAACCTGGCTCGGTTCGACGGCATGCGGTACGGGTTGCGGGCGGGTGACGACGGCAAGCACAGCGCCGAGCAGGTCATGGCCACCACGCGCGCACAGGGGTTCGGACCGGAAGTCAAGCGTCGCATCATGATCGGGACCTATGCCCTCTCCGCGGGATACTACGACGCCTACTACGGCTCTGCCCTGAAGGTGCGCACCCTGATCGCCCGTGACTTCGACGCCGCGTACGAGAAGGTCGACGTGCTGGTGTCGCCGACTACCCCGACCACGGCATTTCCGTTGGGGGACAAGGTCGACGATCCGATGGCGATGTATCTCAACGACCTGTGCACCCTGCCCACGAACCTCGCGGGTCACTGCGCGATGTCGGTGCCGTCGGGTCTTGCTTCCGAGGACGGACTGCCCGTCGGTCTGCAGATCATGGCTCCGGCGTTCGCGGACGAGCGGCTCTACCGTGTCGGTGCCGCATACGAGGCCGCCCGCGGCGATCTGAGGTAG
- the gatC gene encoding Asp-tRNA(Asn)/Glu-tRNA(Gln) amidotransferase subunit GatC → MPDISRDEVAHLARLSRLALSDAELDEFAGQLDSILHHVKTVAEVATDDVPPTANPSDIVNVTRPDVIVPGLTPEQALSGAPNAEEGRFAVPQILGESE, encoded by the coding sequence GTGCCAGACATCTCCCGCGACGAGGTCGCTCACCTCGCCCGGCTGTCGCGCTTGGCTCTCAGCGACGCCGAACTCGACGAGTTCGCCGGCCAGTTGGATTCGATTCTTCATCACGTCAAGACGGTGGCGGAGGTGGCAACCGACGACGTCCCACCGACCGCCAACCCCAGCGACATCGTGAACGTGACGCGTCCCGACGTGATCGTTCCAGGCCTGACGCCGGAACAGGCACTGTCCGGCGCACCGAACGCCGAGGAGGGCCGTTTCGCGGTGCCGCAGATTCTGGGAGAGAGCGAATGA
- a CDS encoding amino acid-binding protein, whose protein sequence is MSYLLRVQLPDRPGSLGSLAVALGSVGADILSLDVIERGDGYAVDDLVVDVAPGSLPDTLITAAENLTDVRVDSIRPYTGVLDTHRELELIDRVAAASDDRLQVLVDGAPRVLRVGWSTVVATNAHGPFRLVGSSGAPETHAAELPWFPLHAPAALDSDADWVPQVWRDMDTKIAAAPLGTTGTVLMLGRPGGPEFRPSEIARLGYLAGIVATVLN, encoded by the coding sequence ATGTCCTACCTGCTCCGCGTCCAACTGCCGGACCGGCCGGGCAGCCTCGGATCGTTGGCCGTCGCGCTCGGTTCGGTCGGGGCGGACATCCTCTCCCTCGACGTCATCGAACGCGGTGACGGTTACGCAGTCGACGATCTTGTGGTCGACGTCGCTCCTGGTTCGCTTCCCGACACGCTCATCACTGCTGCCGAGAACCTGACCGACGTTCGGGTCGATTCCATCCGCCCGTACACCGGCGTCCTCGATACGCACCGAGAACTGGAATTGATCGATCGGGTCGCGGCGGCGTCCGACGACCGACTTCAGGTGCTCGTCGACGGAGCCCCCCGCGTTCTGCGGGTGGGGTGGAGCACAGTCGTTGCCACCAACGCACACGGCCCGTTCCGTCTGGTGGGCAGCTCGGGGGCTCCCGAGACGCACGCCGCCGAGCTGCCCTGGTTCCCACTGCACGCCCCTGCCGCTCTGGACTCGGACGCCGACTGGGTGCCCCAGGTCTGGCGGGACATGGACACCAAGATCGCCGCGGCTCCCCTCGGTACCACCGGCACCGTACTGATGTTGGGCAGGCCTGGGGGCCCGGAGTTCAGGCCCTCGGAGATCGCCCGACTCGGGTATCTCGCCGGTATCGTCGCGACGGTTCTGAACTGA
- the ligA gene encoding NAD-dependent DNA ligase LigA, giving the protein MPEPTESPAGTDDSAGTVGVELDAASSADRERWQTLAEEVRGHQFRYYVRDSPIVSDGEFDALLRELNELEEAHPDLRTADSPTQLVGGGFATEFTAVDHLERMLSLDNVFDHDELRAWAKRVETEAGPDLEYLCEVKIDGVALNLVYENGTLVRGATRGDGRTGEDVTLNARTIDDIPDTLTGSEQYPVPELLEVRGEVFFRLEDFQALNAALVAEGKPPFANPRNSAAGSLRQKNPAVTSKRRLGMICHGFGRMVGFTPESQWHAYEALRAWGLPISTHTTRVKGVDAVIEKVVYWDQHRHDVEHEIDGLVVKIDDMSLHRRLGTTSRAPRWAIAYKYPPEEVTTTLLDIRVSVGRTGRVTPFAYMTPVLVAGSTVSLATLHNGSEVKRKGVLIGDTVTIRKAGEVIPEVLGPVVDARTGAETEFVMPTECPECSTPLAPAKEGDADLRCPNSQFCPAQRRERVFFVAERQRFDIEGLGYEAASDLLATGAIEDEGDLFSLTEDDLMKTAIFRTKSGALSATGRKLLDNLATARNQPLWRVLVSLSIRHVGPSAARALAGEFGSLDRIRAASVEELSAVDGVGGTIAAAVSEWFEVDWHRAIVDKWQAAGVRMEDERDASIERNLEGLSIVVTGSLTSYSRDEAKEAILLRGGKAAGSVSKKTAFVVVGDAPGSKHDKAIELGVPVLDEAGFTLLLTEGPDAVAPTDAEPESSD; this is encoded by the coding sequence GTGCCCGAGCCGACCGAATCACCCGCAGGAACCGACGACAGCGCAGGGACGGTCGGTGTTGAACTCGATGCTGCGTCCTCTGCCGATCGCGAGCGATGGCAGACGCTGGCCGAGGAAGTTCGCGGGCACCAGTTTCGCTATTACGTCCGAGATTCGCCGATCGTGTCCGACGGCGAGTTCGATGCCCTGCTGCGCGAGCTGAACGAGCTGGAAGAGGCGCATCCGGATCTGCGCACGGCGGATTCACCGACCCAACTCGTCGGGGGCGGCTTCGCCACGGAATTCACCGCCGTGGACCACCTGGAACGAATGTTGAGCTTGGACAACGTGTTCGATCACGACGAGCTACGAGCCTGGGCCAAACGGGTCGAGACCGAAGCAGGGCCGGATCTGGAGTATCTGTGCGAGGTCAAGATCGACGGCGTCGCATTGAATCTGGTGTACGAGAACGGCACGCTCGTGCGCGGTGCCACCCGAGGTGACGGACGTACCGGAGAGGACGTGACGCTCAACGCGCGCACGATCGACGACATCCCGGACACCCTGACCGGTAGCGAGCAGTACCCCGTCCCGGAGTTGTTGGAAGTACGCGGCGAGGTCTTCTTCCGGCTGGAGGACTTCCAGGCGCTCAACGCCGCACTGGTGGCGGAGGGCAAGCCCCCGTTCGCGAATCCACGAAATTCGGCGGCAGGGTCGCTGCGACAGAAGAATCCGGCGGTCACCTCCAAGCGGCGTCTGGGAATGATCTGCCACGGCTTCGGTCGCATGGTGGGTTTCACGCCCGAGTCGCAATGGCACGCCTACGAGGCTCTCCGCGCCTGGGGTCTGCCCATTTCCACCCACACGACCCGAGTGAAGGGCGTCGACGCCGTCATCGAGAAGGTCGTCTACTGGGACCAGCACCGACACGACGTCGAACACGAGATCGACGGCCTGGTCGTCAAGATCGACGACATGTCGCTGCATCGTCGACTGGGGACGACGTCTCGCGCGCCGCGGTGGGCGATCGCGTACAAGTACCCACCCGAGGAGGTCACCACGACGCTGCTCGACATCCGGGTCAGCGTCGGCCGCACGGGCAGAGTGACGCCGTTCGCCTACATGACGCCGGTGCTCGTGGCCGGCTCGACGGTGTCGCTGGCGACGCTGCACAACGGGTCGGAGGTCAAGCGCAAAGGCGTTCTGATCGGCGACACGGTGACCATTCGCAAAGCGGGAGAGGTCATTCCGGAGGTTCTCGGCCCCGTCGTCGACGCCAGGACCGGTGCCGAGACCGAGTTCGTCATGCCCACCGAGTGCCCGGAGTGCTCGACGCCTCTGGCCCCGGCGAAGGAGGGTGACGCCGACCTGCGCTGCCCCAACTCGCAGTTCTGTCCGGCGCAACGCCGCGAGCGGGTGTTCTTCGTGGCCGAGCGGCAGCGATTCGACATCGAGGGACTCGGCTACGAGGCCGCATCCGACCTGTTGGCCACCGGGGCCATCGAGGACGAAGGTGACCTGTTCTCGCTCACCGAGGACGATCTGATGAAGACGGCGATCTTCCGCACCAAGTCCGGGGCGCTGTCCGCCACCGGTCGAAAGTTGCTCGACAACCTGGCCACCGCACGGAACCAGCCGCTGTGGCGGGTGCTGGTCAGTCTGTCCATCCGGCACGTCGGTCCCTCGGCAGCGCGCGCATTGGCAGGGGAGTTCGGCAGCCTCGACCGAATCCGGGCAGCGTCGGTCGAGGAACTCTCGGCGGTCGACGGGGTGGGCGGCACCATCGCAGCCGCAGTCTCCGAGTGGTTCGAGGTCGACTGGCACCGCGCCATCGTCGACAAGTGGCAGGCCGCGGGCGTGCGCATGGAAGACGAGCGGGACGCGTCCATCGAACGCAATCTCGAGGGACTGTCGATCGTGGTCACCGGGTCGCTCACGTCGTACTCGCGTGACGAGGCGAAGGAAGCGATTCTGCTGCGCGGTGGCAAGGCTGCAGGTTCGGTATCGAAGAAGACGGCGTTCGTGGTGGTCGGTGACGCTCCTGGGTCGAAGCACGACAAGGCGATCGAGCTCGGCGTGCCGGTGCTCGACGAAGCGGGATTCACCCTGCTTCTGACCGAGGGCCCCGATGCCGTGGCTCCGACCGACGCAGAACCCGAATCCTCGGACTGA
- a CDS encoding GGDEF domain-containing protein — translation MASGGRDFDEVASLRRSGRHRRGLVAKLAAATSDWYRAPHDFEWIINHRSTRPLTGIIRVVFGTATLMYAVTSILMLFSDLGPQGPTAIGWVLFVLVTQVFVAARCVLGPIPGKKFFVAFLAFGDILTTSVLILYAPVASLIGTVLFAVTGAFCTYFLSPRLLVAHLVWTATFIVGFGIRTFLSVTSDEVDYIDGPAVVTATVVLLLATVGVPVFAQVAWTTLSNDAKRSVLDPLTGVYNRRGIDSELLDLWHEAGKRGMSMAFLVVDIDKFKAVNDRFGHSRGDEVIVRVADRLRRVVRHQGGVLARTGGEEFLVAMVGDARGMVDLGFDIVRVLWDRRDDIPVTVSVGMALLREDSALWDVGTSVVGRAARTADAAMYRSKQSGGNSLVVEEI, via the coding sequence ATGGCATCAGGTGGTCGCGACTTCGACGAGGTCGCCTCCCTCCGGCGTTCCGGCAGGCACCGTCGAGGACTCGTGGCGAAACTGGCCGCGGCCACCTCCGACTGGTACCGAGCGCCGCACGATTTCGAGTGGATCATCAATCACAGATCGACCCGTCCGCTGACCGGGATCATCCGCGTGGTGTTCGGCACCGCCACGCTGATGTACGCCGTCACCTCGATCTTGATGCTGTTCAGCGATCTCGGGCCGCAGGGACCGACGGCCATCGGCTGGGTCCTCTTCGTTCTGGTCACTCAGGTGTTCGTCGCCGCCCGGTGCGTGCTCGGCCCGATCCCGGGAAAGAAGTTCTTCGTCGCGTTCCTGGCCTTCGGGGACATTCTCACGACCTCGGTGTTGATTCTGTACGCGCCTGTCGCGTCCCTGATCGGAACGGTGTTGTTCGCCGTCACAGGAGCGTTCTGCACCTACTTCCTCAGTCCGCGACTGCTGGTGGCGCATCTGGTGTGGACCGCAACGTTCATCGTCGGTTTCGGTATCCGCACCTTCCTGTCGGTGACGAGCGACGAGGTGGACTACATCGACGGGCCCGCGGTGGTGACGGCGACGGTGGTTCTGCTCCTGGCGACGGTGGGAGTACCGGTGTTCGCTCAGGTGGCCTGGACGACGCTGTCCAACGACGCCAAGCGGTCGGTTCTCGATCCCCTGACCGGGGTGTACAACCGGCGCGGCATCGACAGTGAACTGCTGGACCTGTGGCACGAGGCCGGTAAGCGCGGCATGTCCATGGCTTTCCTGGTTGTCGACATCGACAAGTTCAAGGCCGTCAACGACCGATTCGGGCACAGCCGCGGCGACGAAGTGATCGTGCGGGTCGCCGATCGGCTGCGCCGCGTGGTCCGGCATCAGGGGGGAGTGCTCGCTCGAACCGGTGGCGAAGAGTTCCTCGTCGCCATGGTCGGTGATGCGAGGGGGATGGTCGATCTCGGCTTCGACATCGTTCGGGTTCTCTGGGACCGCCGCGACGACATCCCCGTCACCGTCAGTGTGGGAATGGCGTTGCTGCGCGAGGACTCGGCTCTGTGGGACGTCGGTACGTCCGTCGTCGGCAGAGCAGCCCGTACGGCGGATGCGGCGATGTACCGGTCCAAACAGTCCGGTGGAAACAGTTTGGTCGTCGAAGAGATCTGA
- a CDS encoding methionine synthase: MTPGVFAGLATGIGSWPGTDIREAAAVVVGEFTELPHVVELPARGLGADMIGRTGAIMVDVELDVRTSGYRVVPRPMLAGRRATDFLAEDLDVLEELWEVSGLRGSGRTIKVQAAGPFTMAAQVELRHGHRALTDRGALRHFAESLGEGLRLHCAEVTRRLGVDVLVQLDEPSLAAVLAGSLTGITGLDSVRAVPEPDVLDLLDSLIETIDRPVAVHCCAGDVPFDLLRRSRAVAVAVDATALRRSDFDGVGELLQSGKTLMLGLIPSETPERPPHWRELAEPGVTLIDRLGFDRSILASHISVTPACGLAGSTPEWARRATGLARDVAAAFADSPDSL, translated from the coding sequence GTGACCCCGGGCGTCTTCGCTGGACTGGCGACCGGCATCGGTTCGTGGCCGGGCACCGACATCCGTGAGGCCGCCGCGGTCGTCGTCGGGGAGTTCACCGAGCTCCCACACGTCGTCGAACTTCCGGCTCGCGGCCTCGGTGCGGACATGATCGGACGCACCGGAGCCATCATGGTCGACGTCGAGCTCGACGTGCGCACCTCCGGTTATCGCGTCGTGCCACGCCCGATGCTCGCGGGCCGGCGGGCGACCGATTTCCTGGCCGAGGACCTCGACGTGCTCGAGGAACTGTGGGAGGTGTCGGGGCTTCGCGGCAGCGGCCGCACCATCAAGGTCCAGGCGGCCGGTCCGTTCACGATGGCGGCGCAGGTCGAACTTCGGCACGGGCATCGGGCCCTGACCGATCGCGGTGCGCTGCGGCATTTCGCCGAATCCCTCGGCGAGGGACTGCGCCTGCACTGCGCGGAAGTGACGCGTCGGCTCGGAGTCGACGTCCTCGTTCAGCTCGACGAACCCAGTCTCGCAGCCGTTCTGGCCGGCAGCCTGACGGGCATCACCGGGCTCGATTCTGTGCGGGCAGTCCCGGAACCGGATGTTCTCGACCTGCTCGATTCGTTGATCGAGACGATCGATCGTCCCGTTGCCGTCCACTGTTGTGCCGGCGACGTTCCGTTCGATCTGCTTCGCCGTTCGCGCGCGGTCGCAGTCGCCGTCGACGCGACTGCGCTGCGCCGCAGCGATTTCGACGGAGTCGGCGAGCTGCTGCAATCCGGCAAGACACTGATGCTCGGGTTGATTCCGTCCGAAACGCCGGAGCGGCCACCGCATTGGCGCGAACTGGCCGAGCCGGGCGTCACGTTGATCGACCGACTCGGATTCGACAGATCGATTCTCGCCTCCCATATCTCCGTGACGCCTGCATGTGGATTGGCCGGAAGTACACCGGAGTGGGCCCGTCGCGCAACAGGACTCGCCCGCGACGTGGCTGCCGCGTTCGCGGATTCCCCCGATTCGTTGTGA